From the genome of Verrucomicrobiia bacterium, one region includes:
- a CDS encoding DUF2959 domain-containing protein — protein sequence MKRNFRVLLAGLGLIGLPLLLTPGCSSIYNTTMEHVFGYEKRELLRKSVTALQAEQKDAQKEFTDALTQIKALYAFDGGKLETFYGKMKTASERCESQAEEVRSRIEKMEKIARSMFAEWEKELQQYSNPNLATASREQLHQTRERYAQLAQTVRAAEASMQPVLSQLKDNVLFLKHNLNAAAIGSLQGEAAGIQQQIEVLLQQMNASIAESDRFIQSLPK from the coding sequence ATGAAAAGAAACTTTCGTGTCCTGCTCGCTGGTCTTGGCCTCATCGGCCTGCCATTGCTGCTCACCCCCGGTTGCTCGTCCATTTACAACACCACGATGGAACATGTTTTCGGTTACGAGAAACGTGAGCTGCTCAGAAAATCCGTCACCGCGCTGCAGGCGGAACAAAAGGACGCGCAAAAGGAATTCACGGATGCGCTGACTCAGATCAAAGCGTTGTACGCGTTCGACGGCGGCAAGTTGGAAACGTTCTACGGAAAGATGAAAACCGCCTCGGAACGCTGTGAAAGTCAGGCTGAGGAGGTGCGGTCGCGCATTGAAAAAATGGAAAAGATCGCCCGATCCATGTTTGCCGAGTGGGAAAAGGAATTACAGCAATACAGCAATCCCAATCTGGCGACGGCCAGTCGCGAGCAATTACATCAAACGCGGGAACGTTACGCCCAATTGGCCCAAACCGTTCGGGCCGCCGAGGCTTCGATGCAGCCGGTGCTCAGTCAGCTCAAGGACAATGTGTTGTTCCTGAAACACAATTTGAACGCGGCGGCCATCGGCTCGTTGCAGGGCGAGGCGGCGGGCATCCAGCAGCAAATCGAGGTATTGTTGCAGCAGATGAACGCCAGTATTGCTGAGTCTGATCGGTTCATTCAATCGCTGCCGAAGTGA
- a CDS encoding helix-turn-helix domain-containing protein, which translates to MAHVGKHREIVGSNIRTCRTNAGLTLEQLAEKADLSWPYLSEIERGRENISLDRLAKLAQALNVKLSRLFENI; encoded by the coding sequence GTGGCTCATGTTGGCAAACATCGGGAGATTGTGGGGAGTAACATCCGCACCTGCCGCACCAACGCGGGTCTGACGCTGGAGCAACTGGCGGAGAAAGCGGATTTGAGCTGGCCTTACCTTTCGGAAATCGAGCGGGGTCGGGAAAATATCTCGCTGGACAGACTTGCCAAACTCGCCCAAGCGCTCAACGTCAAGCTCTCCAGGCTGTTTGAAAACATCTGA
- a CDS encoding site-specific DNA-methyltransferase, protein MSGSSRRKRSSSKTASKKRPDQRSDQKLRQKPLYRTKPPKPASAGLVAATTIVPAHFELREDGTINVERNDAKRAPVLTFTDSARNVWLYQGNCFELLDAIAAKYPEGRFDCIFADPPYFLSNGGITCHAGRMVKVDKGDWDKSQGADENHNFNREWLARCQRVLKPNGTIWVSGTHHVIFSIGFAMQQLGFKILNDIAWEKPNPPPNLSCRYFTHSTETVLWAAKNEKSKHAFNYQEMRKVTGKQMKTVWRRAEFSRDEAALDAIWTMTAPGGDEKTHGKHPTQKPVALIERCLLASTGEGDLVLDPFLGGGTTAVACVRNKRGCVGIEMDEAHMNLCVKRIKAESAKGEGELF, encoded by the coding sequence ATGTCTGGATCGTCCCGGCGAAAGCGCTCGTCTTCCAAGACCGCCAGCAAGAAGCGGCCGGATCAGCGATCTGATCAAAAACTGCGACAAAAACCCCTCTATCGTACAAAGCCACCGAAACCTGCGAGCGCTGGACTTGTCGCCGCCACAACCATCGTTCCGGCGCATTTTGAACTTCGCGAAGACGGTACCATTAATGTCGAACGCAACGACGCGAAGCGCGCTCCGGTTCTGACCTTCACCGATTCCGCTCGCAACGTGTGGCTTTACCAAGGCAACTGCTTTGAATTGCTCGACGCGATTGCCGCCAAATATCCCGAAGGCCGCTTTGACTGCATCTTTGCCGACCCACCATATTTCCTCTCCAACGGTGGCATCACCTGTCACGCGGGGCGCATGGTGAAGGTGGACAAAGGTGATTGGGACAAATCGCAGGGCGCGGACGAAAATCACAACTTCAATCGCGAATGGCTGGCTCGTTGCCAGCGCGTCCTCAAACCCAACGGCACCATTTGGGTGAGCGGCACGCACCACGTCATTTTCTCCATCGGCTTCGCGATGCAGCAACTCGGCTTCAAGATTCTCAACGACATTGCGTGGGAGAAACCCAATCCGCCTCCCAATCTTTCCTGCCGCTACTTTACGCATTCCACAGAAACCGTTCTCTGGGCGGCCAAGAACGAGAAAAGCAAACACGCCTTCAACTATCAGGAGATGCGCAAGGTTACGGGCAAGCAGATGAAAACCGTCTGGCGCCGCGCTGAATTCTCCCGCGACGAAGCTGCTCTTGACGCCATCTGGACGATGACCGCGCCCGGAGGCGATGAAAAAACACACGGCAAACATCCCACGCAAAAACCCGTCGCACTAATCGAGCGATGCCTGCTCGCCTCCACTGGTGAAGGTGATTTGGTGCTTGATCCATTTCTTGGGGGAGGAACAACCGCCGTCGCTTGTGTCAGAAACAAACGCGGCTGCGTCGGCATCGAGATGGATGAAGCACACATGAATCTGTGCGTGAAGCGGATCAAAGCGGAGTCGGCAAAGGGTGAAGGAGAACTGTTTTAG
- a CDS encoding MvaI/BcnI family restriction endonuclease: MERSEAVQRLRALQGQDLRPLADRYEVTVWRADKKNKGWAGHVIERYLGLPINSSQSPNFGSWELKMVPLKINSKGQLRVKETMAITMIDSYNVAHTPFDRSHLLAKLRKAVVCARIFESQADEHSLLARVATFDLSDPEILNQVRADYELVRSAIRTRGFESLTGAMGILVQPRTKGAGHGSTSRAFYARTQFVTRILGLEQPRQ; this comes from the coding sequence GTGGAGCGGAGCGAAGCAGTACAAAGGCTGCGGGCATTGCAAGGTCAAGACTTGCGCCCGCTTGCGGACCGCTACGAAGTCACAGTATGGCGAGCTGATAAAAAGAACAAAGGTTGGGCGGGTCATGTCATTGAACGGTATTTAGGACTTCCCATAAATTCTTCACAGTCGCCAAACTTTGGCTCGTGGGAATTGAAAATGGTTCCACTAAAAATAAACAGCAAGGGCCAGTTGCGGGTTAAGGAGACAATGGCCATTACCATGATTGACAGCTACAACGTCGCCCACACGCCATTCGATCGGAGCCATTTGCTGGCAAAGCTCCGCAAGGCGGTTGTCTGCGCTCGCATTTTTGAATCGCAGGCTGACGAACACAGTTTGCTTGCCCGAGTGGCCACTTTTGATTTGAGTGATCCGGAAATTCTCAACCAGGTCCGCGCAGATTATGAACTCGTTCGTTCTGCCATTCGCACCCGAGGCTTTGAATCATTGACTGGAGCAATGGGCATTCTCGTTCAACCCCGAACCAAAGGGGCCGGGCATGGTAGCACCAGCCGTGCGTTTTACGCCCGAACCCAATTTGTAACGCGAATTCTTGGCCTTGAGCAGCCACGGCAATAG
- the argH gene encoding argininosuccinate lyase, with translation MTKKSPVSRSGRFRSGPGADVAAFSESISFDWRLWEHDLLGSMAHATMLQKIGVLTAAEAKAIIAGLDKIGKEIATGTFKWKPELEDVHMNIESALTERVPAGAKLHTARSRNDQVALDMRLWLRDEIKSLLGEIVGLQRTLVTLGAANAAVVIPGYTHLQRAQPVYFAHHLLAYVEMLERDCERLWDCHSRVNVCPLGSGAIAGSTLKLDRALVAKLLGFVDTDGKVQLTQNSMDAVSDRDFAIEFCAAAAVIAMHLSRLAEDVILWASAEFNFIKIADAYTTGSSLMPQKKNPDVAELTRGKTGRVYGNLLALLTLLKGLPMTYNRDLQEDKERLFDTADTVRACVRLMSAMLLNTTVNPSVCRAAASDPALLATDLADYLVQKGLPFRKAHHIVGAVVALAEGTGKALNQLALADLQSIDKTFERDALTIFDLNRAMTKRNLPGAPGTKEVTKQLTRWRKLLSV, from the coding sequence ATGACGAAGAAATCTCCAGTGTCGCGCAGTGGCCGGTTCCGCTCCGGGCCGGGCGCGGATGTCGCCGCGTTCTCCGAATCCATCTCCTTCGACTGGCGGTTGTGGGAGCACGACCTCCTTGGCTCCATGGCCCACGCCACCATGTTGCAAAAAATCGGTGTGCTCACCGCCGCCGAGGCCAAAGCCATCATCGCCGGGCTGGACAAAATCGGGAAAGAGATTGCCACCGGCACGTTCAAGTGGAAACCGGAACTCGAAGACGTTCACATGAACATCGAATCCGCGCTCACCGAACGTGTTCCCGCCGGCGCGAAACTCCACACCGCCCGCTCGCGTAATGATCAGGTCGCACTGGATATGCGTCTTTGGTTGCGCGACGAAATCAAATCGCTGCTCGGCGAAATCGTCGGCCTGCAACGCACGCTGGTGACCCTCGGCGCCGCCAACGCTGCCGTCGTCATTCCCGGCTACACGCACCTGCAACGCGCGCAGCCCGTCTATTTTGCGCATCATCTGCTGGCCTACGTCGAGATGCTCGAACGCGATTGCGAGCGGCTTTGGGATTGTCATTCGCGCGTGAATGTCTGTCCGCTCGGCAGCGGTGCGATTGCTGGTTCGACCCTGAAACTGGATCGTGCGCTCGTCGCGAAGTTGCTCGGCTTTGTGGATACCGACGGCAAGGTGCAACTCACGCAAAACTCGATGGACGCCGTGAGCGACCGTGATTTCGCCATTGAATTTTGCGCCGCCGCCGCCGTGATTGCCATGCACCTGTCGCGCCTCGCAGAGGATGTGATTCTCTGGGCCAGTGCGGAATTCAACTTCATCAAGATCGCCGACGCCTACACCACCGGCTCGTCGCTCATGCCGCAGAAGAAAAATCCCGACGTGGCGGAGTTGACGCGTGGCAAGACCGGGCGCGTGTACGGCAACCTGCTGGCGCTGCTCACGCTGCTCAAGGGCCTGCCCATGACCTACAATCGCGATTTGCAGGAGGACAAGGAACGGTTGTTCGACACCGCCGACACCGTGCGCGCCTGCGTGCGGTTGATGAGCGCCATGCTGCTGAACACGACCGTGAATCCATCCGTCTGCCGTGCCGCCGCGAGCGACCCCGCGCTGCTCGCGACCGACCTTGCCGATTATCTCGTGCAAAAGGGTCTGCCGTTCCGCAAAGCCCATCACATCGTCGGCGCCGTGGTGGCGCTGGCCGAAGGCACGGGCAAGGCGTTAAACCAACTCGCGCTCGCCGACCTGCAATCCATTGATAAAACCTTTGAGCGCGATGCGTTGACCATCTTCGATCTGAATCGCGCGATGACCAAACGCAATCTTCCCGGCGCCCCCGGCACGAAGGAAGTGACGAAGCAACTGACCCGCTGGCGGAAGTTGTTGAGTGTGTAA
- the pyk gene encoding pyruvate kinase, whose translation MRKTKIIATLGPATSSDELIGALMEAGVDLFRLNMSHASHEWTRDVVANIRAGSAARRCQVGILMDTQGPAIRTGDLSVPLPLQPGEHFTLTVRGERSEEEHSVDVNYENFINDINVGDVVLLDNGMIQMKVLAKAGNKVECKVLTAGTLGSRRHINLPGVKVSLPALTTKDIADVKLGLELGVDFIALSFVRKVEDLRELKKQFPARGAQPQVIAKIEDQEAIANLEAIITEADGVMVARGDLGIEIPYEELPIVQRRIVKTCLRHGKPVIVATHMLESMIKMPMPTRAEVTDVANAVYEQADAIMLSGETTVGKYPVKCVQVFDRIARRIERSGGANFHELAALTQVRQKIVKSAVVMANELRAEAILVFTRHGSMARYASWMRPRFSVIYALCAQAEVARHLSLNWGITPVVIPFDVINPQNTIEAALRHLRERDWLQTGQTAVIIGSTLSGDQIIDAVQMRVVE comes from the coding sequence ATGAGAAAAACCAAGATCATCGCCACTTTGGGGCCAGCCACCAGTTCTGACGAATTGATCGGCGCCTTGATGGAGGCCGGAGTGGATCTCTTCCGCCTCAACATGTCACACGCTTCACATGAATGGACTCGCGACGTGGTGGCCAACATTCGCGCGGGCAGCGCGGCGCGACGGTGTCAGGTGGGGATTTTGATGGATACGCAAGGCCCGGCCATTCGCACCGGCGATCTCTCCGTGCCGCTGCCGTTGCAGCCCGGAGAACACTTCACTCTGACGGTGCGCGGCGAGCGCAGTGAAGAGGAACATTCCGTGGACGTGAACTATGAGAATTTCATCAACGACATCAACGTGGGGGACGTGGTGTTGCTGGACAACGGGATGATTCAGATGAAGGTGCTGGCGAAGGCCGGCAACAAGGTGGAGTGCAAGGTGCTCACTGCGGGAACTTTGGGCAGTCGGCGCCACATCAATCTGCCGGGGGTGAAAGTCAGTCTGCCCGCGTTGACCACCAAGGACATTGCCGACGTCAAACTGGGTCTGGAACTGGGAGTGGATTTCATCGCTCTATCCTTCGTGCGCAAGGTGGAGGATTTGCGGGAGCTAAAAAAACAATTCCCCGCCCGGGGCGCGCAGCCGCAGGTCATTGCCAAAATCGAGGATCAGGAAGCCATCGCCAATCTGGAGGCGATCATTACCGAAGCGGACGGGGTGATGGTGGCGCGCGGAGATCTGGGCATTGAGATTCCGTACGAAGAATTGCCCATTGTCCAGCGGCGCATTGTAAAAACCTGTTTGCGCCACGGCAAACCGGTGATCGTGGCCACGCACATGCTCGAAAGCATGATCAAAATGCCCATGCCCACGCGGGCGGAAGTCACCGACGTGGCCAACGCGGTTTATGAACAAGCCGACGCCATCATGCTCAGCGGAGAAACCACGGTGGGCAAATATCCGGTCAAGTGCGTCCAGGTGTTTGACCGGATTGCGCGACGGATCGAACGCAGCGGCGGCGCGAACTTTCACGAGCTGGCGGCGTTGACGCAGGTGCGGCAGAAGATTGTGAAAAGCGCGGTGGTGATGGCGAATGAGTTGCGTGCGGAAGCCATTCTGGTTTTTACGCGGCACGGCAGCATGGCGCGTTACGCCAGTTGGATGCGACCGCGATTCTCCGTCATTTACGCCCTCTGCGCGCAGGCGGAGGTGGCGCGACACCTCAGCTTAAACTGGGGCATTACTCCGGTGGTGATTCCCTTTGACGTCATCAATCCGCAAAACACCATTGAAGCGGCATTGCGTCATCTCCGCGAGCGGGACTGGCTGCAGACCGGTCAGACGGCGGTGATCATCGGCTCGACGCTATCGGGGGATCAGATCATTGACGCCGTGCAGATGCGGGTGGTGGAGTGA
- a CDS encoding methyltransferase domain-containing protein — protein sequence MSTTKFNADIGNQVFRDKVAAIYGWSTKTGTLDPRLMYYLQLVDQTGSLTAGKHLVDLGPGLAAFGPVARALGLEVTLIDDFAGGGGVDREQREKAMQIMAALRDQLGIQLLEMDFLQTPLPLADASVDVVTCFHSLEHWHHSPKRLFAEITRVVRPGGFLILATPNAVNLRKRIFALLGKSPVSSLKGWYHDGDPVYRGHVREPVIRDLHQILQWNGFDVISTQGRNYIGGYSIALRFLPSKCVRLIATGANYLLRAFPSLCSDIHVIGQKRR from the coding sequence ATGAGTACGACCAAGTTCAATGCCGACATCGGCAATCAAGTGTTCCGGGATAAAGTTGCGGCAATTTATGGCTGGTCCACTAAAACCGGGACGTTGGATCCCCGGCTGATGTATTATCTGCAGTTGGTTGACCAGACAGGCTCGCTGACCGCCGGCAAACATTTGGTGGATTTAGGTCCCGGATTGGCGGCCTTTGGTCCGGTGGCGCGAGCGCTGGGACTGGAGGTCACACTGATTGATGACTTTGCCGGTGGCGGCGGGGTGGATAGGGAACAGCGTGAAAAGGCGATGCAGATCATGGCGGCCTTGCGGGATCAACTTGGCATTCAACTGCTTGAAATGGATTTTTTGCAAACGCCACTGCCTTTGGCTGACGCCAGTGTGGATGTGGTTACCTGCTTTCACAGCTTGGAACATTGGCATCATTCGCCGAAGCGACTTTTTGCCGAGATCACCCGTGTGGTGCGGCCCGGTGGCTTTTTAATTTTGGCCACCCCTAATGCCGTCAATCTCCGCAAGCGCATTTTTGCGCTGCTGGGAAAATCCCCGGTCTCCAGCCTCAAGGGCTGGTATCACGACGGAGATCCCGTCTATCGCGGTCACGTCCGTGAGCCGGTGATTCGCGATCTGCACCAGATCCTGCAATGGAATGGCTTTGACGTGATCAGCACTCAGGGGCGCAATTACATTGGCGGTTACAGTATCGCGCTGCGGTTCCTGCCGTCCAAATGCGTTCGCTTGATTGCGACCGGGGCGAACTATCTGCTACGCGCTTTCCCTTCGCTGTGTTCCGATATTCACGTGATCGGCCAGAAGCGACGTTAA
- the glf gene encoding UDP-galactopyranose mutase has product MGTKQFAVAGAGFAGAVIARELALHTNRRVVVFDERPHVAGNCHTERDEATGVMVHRYGSHIFHTDRQDVWDYVNAFMPFRPYVHRVLAQTPRGLFWLPINLLTINQFFGKSLQPAEAQAFLETLGDQSLREPRNFEEQALRFLGRELYDNFFLGYTKKHWGCEPTEIPASVLKRLPVRFDCNDCYYNSSFQGIPEHGYTELVRRILDHPQIEVRLAEKFVPEACGEFEHVFFTGPIDAFFNFRHGRLNYRTVTFKRHEIKGDFQGTAVVNYTDFSVPQTRIHEYKHYTRWEQHDRTVAFSEYSQATGEGDIPYYPVRRPSDKTLLRQYYDLAVATPSISFLGRLATYRYLDMHQVIAESLDFAKVFLADYQAKARSLPKFTPKVAEMIQAQTL; this is encoded by the coding sequence ATGGGTACGAAACAATTTGCAGTAGCCGGAGCGGGCTTTGCCGGAGCGGTGATCGCGCGCGAGTTGGCGTTGCACACGAACCGCCGGGTGGTGGTATTCGATGAGCGTCCGCACGTGGCGGGTAATTGCCATACTGAACGGGATGAAGCCACCGGCGTCATGGTGCATCGGTACGGCTCGCATATTTTTCATACGGACCGGCAGGACGTTTGGGATTATGTGAATGCTTTCATGCCGTTTCGTCCGTATGTGCATCGCGTGTTGGCGCAAACTCCGCGGGGATTATTCTGGCTGCCGATTAATTTACTGACCATCAACCAGTTCTTCGGGAAGTCCCTGCAACCGGCCGAAGCCCAAGCCTTTCTGGAAACCTTGGGCGACCAATCGCTCCGAGAACCTCGAAACTTCGAGGAACAGGCGCTGCGGTTTCTGGGGCGGGAGTTATACGATAACTTCTTCCTCGGTTACACCAAGAAACATTGGGGTTGCGAGCCCACGGAAATTCCCGCGTCAGTTTTGAAGCGATTGCCGGTGCGCTTCGACTGCAATGACTGTTATTACAACAGCTCGTTTCAAGGCATTCCGGAACACGGCTACACGGAATTGGTGCGGCGGATTCTGGACCATCCGCAAATCGAAGTGCGGTTGGCTGAAAAATTTGTTCCGGAAGCTTGCGGGGAGTTTGAACACGTCTTCTTCACGGGCCCCATTGACGCGTTTTTCAACTTCCGCCACGGACGGCTGAACTACCGCACGGTCACGTTTAAGCGGCACGAAATAAAAGGGGATTTTCAAGGTACCGCCGTGGTCAATTACACGGACTTCAGCGTGCCCCAGACGCGCATTCACGAATACAAACATTATACTCGCTGGGAACAACATGATCGGACCGTGGCTTTTTCCGAGTACAGTCAGGCGACGGGGGAGGGGGATATTCCGTATTACCCGGTGCGCCGGCCATCGGACAAAACCTTGCTGCGCCAATACTACGATCTGGCGGTAGCGACGCCGTCCATCTCTTTCCTCGGTCGCTTGGCGACCTACCGGTACCTGGACATGCACCAGGTCATTGCCGAATCGCTCGACTTCGCCAAAGTGTTCCTCGCGGATTATCAGGCCAAGGCCAGGTCTCTTCCGAAATTCACGCCGAAAGTGGCGGAGATGATTCAGGCGCAGACGCTATGA
- a CDS encoding glycosyltransferase, which translates to MRTGQAPKVLMIAYACNPEGTGEHWLGWGWAEQAAKNHRVYLITTPNARESVERNAKIHGITVRFASVSTRLRKLTDRCGRLGSWMRKIVWAYQVERIAAEWHAQEQFALVHQTTFHSFRFPFLANRLGVPSVWGPIAGGEHVPSGFSGYIRPVYLPEPLRRIGNRLWLLWPPVQRALQRTDVLFVSNRQTLKFLGAKLAVKSVVVAPNALRPEDEKSVTPPNDSRPGSPAPGAAADDPARGLKLLYVGNCLPTRAMAMVFAALAQAALKNCELTIIGGGDGFKFWQSQARKYGVSESVKFLGRIPHAQLAQYYQQADLLVFPALRDSGGSALLEAMSKGVPVLCFDWAGPAEMVDADSGVKIPVTHPQETIRALAGALVQLDQDPARRKQLGQRALIHAQTHFTWAAKRELLEQTYERLWAAQ; encoded by the coding sequence ATGAGGACTGGCCAGGCGCCGAAGGTGCTGATGATTGCTTATGCCTGTAATCCCGAAGGCACCGGGGAACACTGGCTCGGCTGGGGTTGGGCCGAACAGGCGGCGAAAAATCACCGTGTTTATTTGATCACCACTCCCAATGCGCGCGAGTCGGTTGAACGCAACGCCAAAATTCACGGGATCACTGTGCGCTTCGCCTCAGTTTCCACGCGGTTACGAAAACTCACGGACCGCTGCGGCCGGCTTGGCTCGTGGATGCGAAAAATTGTCTGGGCTTATCAAGTCGAACGCATCGCCGCGGAATGGCATGCGCAGGAGCAGTTCGCTCTGGTTCATCAAACCACGTTTCACTCGTTTCGCTTTCCATTTTTAGCCAATCGGTTGGGCGTTCCCTCGGTCTGGGGACCGATAGCGGGTGGTGAACATGTTCCGAGTGGATTCTCCGGCTACATCCGCCCGGTCTATCTGCCCGAACCGCTGCGCCGGATTGGAAACCGGCTTTGGTTGCTCTGGCCGCCGGTGCAACGAGCGTTGCAGCGGACCGATGTCCTTTTCGTTTCCAATCGTCAGACCTTGAAATTTCTGGGCGCCAAACTGGCGGTCAAGAGCGTGGTCGTCGCTCCGAACGCACTGCGTCCCGAAGACGAAAAAAGCGTGACGCCACCCAACGACTCCCGGCCCGGTTCGCCGGCGCCAGGCGCAGCCGCTGACGACCCGGCGCGCGGTCTGAAATTGCTTTATGTTGGCAATTGTTTGCCTACGCGAGCCATGGCCATGGTGTTCGCGGCACTCGCGCAGGCCGCGCTGAAAAATTGTGAACTGACGATTATTGGCGGGGGTGACGGTTTCAAATTCTGGCAGTCACAGGCGCGCAAGTATGGAGTCAGTGAATCGGTAAAATTCCTTGGCCGGATTCCCCATGCGCAACTGGCGCAATACTATCAGCAAGCTGATTTGCTGGTGTTCCCGGCCTTGCGCGATAGCGGTGGCTCGGCGCTGCTGGAGGCGATGTCCAAAGGGGTTCCGGTCCTTTGCTTTGACTGGGCCGGTCCCGCTGAAATGGTGGATGCGGATTCAGGTGTTAAAATTCCCGTTACCCATCCGCAGGAAACCATCCGCGCGCTTGCGGGCGCGTTGGTTCAACTGGACCAAGATCCGGCGCGGCGCAAACAGCTCGGTCAGCGAGCGCTGATCCATGCGCAAACCCATTTTACCTGGGCGGCCAAACGCGAATTACTGGAGCAAACCTACGAACGCTTATGGGCCGCACAATGA
- a CDS encoding ubiquinone/menaquinone biosynthesis methyltransferase, whose translation MSLASIGTILPNMGNEFYHPGRERAAQVNRLFTTIAPHYDFINDLQSLGLHRRWKRRLVRLARLQPGEQALDVCCGTGDLAFALAQAGAAVTGLDFNRSMLAVAAARQARTKTVNPVFVPGDAQKLPFADQSFDVVTVGYGLRNLASWQLGLAEMMRVARPGGRLLILDFGKPDHALWRALYFGYLRLGVPILGLLSCGKPSAYAYILESLQRYPAQRGVAAHMRELGLIHVRIENLLGGAMSINYGERPGT comes from the coding sequence ATGTCTCTGGCCAGTATTGGGACGATTCTGCCCAACATGGGGAACGAGTTTTATCATCCTGGCCGTGAACGCGCCGCCCAAGTCAATCGGCTGTTTACGACGATTGCGCCTCATTACGATTTCATCAACGACCTGCAAAGCCTGGGCTTGCACCGTCGCTGGAAACGTCGGCTGGTTCGTTTGGCCCGTTTGCAACCCGGCGAGCAGGCTCTGGATGTTTGTTGCGGCACCGGCGATCTGGCCTTTGCGCTGGCGCAAGCCGGCGCTGCAGTCACTGGCCTGGATTTTAACCGATCAATGCTGGCCGTGGCGGCCGCGCGCCAGGCGCGAACCAAAACCGTGAACCCGGTATTTGTACCAGGCGATGCGCAAAAACTTCCCTTCGCGGATCAGTCCTTCGACGTGGTCACCGTCGGATACGGCTTGCGCAATCTGGCGAGTTGGCAATTGGGTTTGGCGGAAATGATGCGCGTGGCCCGACCCGGCGGGCGCTTATTGATTCTCGATTTCGGCAAACCTGACCACGCCCTTTGGCGCGCCTTGTACTTTGGCTACCTGCGCCTCGGCGTGCCGATTTTAGGTTTGTTAAGCTGCGGCAAACCCAGCGCCTACGCTTACATTCTGGAATCGCTGCAACGATATCCAGCGCAACGCGGCGTTGCCGCGCACATGCGGGAGCTGGGGTTGATCCACGTCCGCATTGAAAATCTTCTTGGCGGCGCCATGAGCATCAATTACGGCGAGCGACCCGGGACTTGA
- a CDS encoding response regulator, with translation MNANKKKILIVDDDPVVQQAMAITLKTRGYEVLTASDAAEGVNIARTQRPDAILLDINFPNDFGSVAWDGLRILEWLKRIDEAAKTPVFIITAGNPDKYVARARELGAVGFFRKPVASAELVAALDRAFTTEPATVS, from the coding sequence ATGAACGCGAACAAAAAGAAAATTCTCATTGTGGATGACGATCCGGTTGTGCAACAAGCCATGGCCATCACTCTCAAAACGCGCGGTTACGAGGTGCTCACCGCTTCCGACGCCGCCGAGGGAGTCAACATTGCGCGCACGCAGCGGCCCGACGCCATCTTGCTCGACATCAATTTTCCCAATGATTTTGGCAGCGTTGCCTGGGATGGATTGAGAATTTTGGAATGGCTCAAGCGGATTGATGAAGCCGCAAAAACACCGGTGTTTATCATCACGGCGGGCAACCCGGACAAATACGTCGCTCGCGCTCGTGAGTTGGGCGCGGTGGGTTTCTTTCGCAAGCCAGTGGCGAGCGCGGAATTGGTCGCCGCCCTGGATCGCGCCTTCACCACCGAACCAGCCACCGTTTCCTGA